The window TACTGTACACCCACCCACAGACTGTAGCTTCACTGTGGGAATAAAGTCGAAATACTAAGAAACTGTAAAGCAGAGTGATAATCTAAATGTACAGTCTACTGCTAACTTAATATCCGCAGTACATTTCCCATTATTCATGTGTTTCGTTAGAGAGgctttatttttgtcttaaGGTAATGTAATTTGTAGTGCAGTGTAGCAGTGTATGTCTGTGCCTCTGATAACAAGACTGGAGAATGAAATAAACATCAGTTTAAATCATTGTCATTTTAGCTGCCAGCTACAAAAGGCAAATAATACACTTCCTCATTAAATATGACTCCCAGTTCCATCCCAGACATTTACTGATGCATCAGTAGAGGACACCGTCTGAGACAGGGGCACCTTGACCAAACTCATCTCAGGATGAAAGCATGATGAATCAGTgagtgctgctctgtgtgtgcgtgtgtgtgtgtgtgtggctgtgtgtgtgtgtctcagtcacattcacactgtTTATTGTTCAGACGTCACTTCAATGGAAAAGGACATTGACGGTGGCTTATTGGATTTCAGGGGTACAATTCTTCTTTGAGATCGACACTGGGTCATCAGGGTCATTTTTTTATCATGTATATGTTAAAGACTGGCCACTGTTACTGAAACTAGAGCAGATGGTGTTGTTCACTTTCACAGACTCAGTCATTCAACctgttttacttgttttaaactttaacttgATAAAAGTGCAAATTATACACTGGCGTTGGTGTTCCAACCAAGTGAACGTTCACATATCTCCTGACTGTCACACTcctgacactgaaaacactttaGATGATAATCTATACACTAAGTTACCTTCACATCTGCGATGCTTTAAGAAAAAGTAGACATATTGATGTGGATTTTAGATTATAGGTGGGAAGAAATCCTTCCAATGTGGGTGGCTACTCTCCACAGATACTGCACATGCAAATGCAGATACTTGGCAGTACATCAATTCTGGGACTTAGCTCAACAGTCAGCATAATTTGCAGCATGCTTTTCTCTAATACAACTGAATAGCTTCTCTTATGGCTGGCTACAATTATGTTCATTCATCAAACTACCCTATTTCagactatctatctatcatttcTGTGGGTATTTCATTAAATATCCCAGTTCTTAGAGCAATGTGAATATAAATTAAACTTCAAAACTCAACTTATAACTGAAATAATAAGGAAATAATGTAAAACTTTGTTATATATGTACAAATAACTGTAAAGAGAATATCCTGAAACAGCTTGAAAAGTGTTAAGTGAcaatggaaaaaagaaacaatggaAATTAGTGATGGCATGGAATTGGTTTCCATGCTCCTTTGATTGACTCTTTACAGTATTAATTAGGTTTGTAACTGAACTCTTCAAGAGCTTGATAAAACTTAGTGACACTAATCTCTCATTACAAGATCCTGATTCTCACATTTCCTTTAACGTTCAATTAGTGGAGGACACAAGatattacacacacatcaaaatgCCAAAATTACAGGATGGAAAGAAAGCATTTAGACACTATAGTTAAGATTTAATCTCATATTAATGTGCTattgtaggttttttttatgttgtctttTTAACACATACAATAGTTACATAGTTGGATTTTTTGAAAAGATTCTGCCTGTACAGTAGACTCACACCTCTGATGGAGGTCTGTGTAACCAAAATCTTTTACAATAAACTAATGTAAACatagtgaaaaaatattttcactggaGATGAAAttgttctgatgtttttttatttactaccatttatctattttttgCATGTAGCACCTCCCTGTCTTGTGGTATAGCTCTCGATAATGACACAGTAGCGGGGGAAGTAGCAGTAATATGATGGTGATAGATGGCCTCTCCCTCCTATTTAGATTTAACTCCTTAAAGACTTACAACAAATATAACAAGTTCATTTGTTTGACTAACAGCGTCAGTCAGCCTTGGGAACCGAAAAtctatattcattatttttttaagttaacaTCTAAttctcaaatataaaaatagttaattaaaagaaaaataactccCTAAAATATCAGGGCAATTTTTTAGCAAACAGTGAATGGTGCAATTGTTGGGGTCTATTTTCCACTGCGGATTCATATACATTTGTCGCTCTATGGAGACCATTTGTGGCACTATAGGATAACACATCTGGGATcgagtcaaaataaaaatgtttttcgtCAGGCAACAACAttgtcatcagtcagtcatgtaAGTGCTAGATACCAGTGGATGTCAATGACATGAAGGATTAAGCTACATCAGACTTTGGCTATACATCTAACTGTAGGAACAATTCCGCGTTggtgttgatgttttcacaggatttgttgacaataagaaaaatgttaCCATTATCCTTTAAACTTTATCGTCCCTACATGGAAATGTTATGTCCTGCtttagtcattttgtttttgaagtatAATTTAAAGCTCAGTGGGTACAACTTTTTCTCAAGGGTACTTTACTAGCACGACATACATGCAGACCATTACCACAACCAACCATCCAAGTGCTTACTGGACAAGCTCCTCCAGAAATCTCAAGTAAACTTGGATCCGTATCAGATCAAGTGAGTCAGAAGCAAACCCAGTATCAAGAAAGAGGATCCAAACTGACGAGGAGCCAATACCAACAATCGTGGTCGAGCCAGAGAAGAGCATAGTGATTCCTGGCAGGATTATTCCAAGGCATGTCTACCTTATGTTAGGGGAATCAGAGATCAAAACAAAGTCATAGCCTATACTGCATGTGAGGAAACTGCTCACTCAAAGTGTCTGAGGAACACGGTACAGTTGATTAACCATCCCTGAATGTGTTGTGCACTTCTGTCTCTGTAGCAATTaagagctgaaaatgttttgttgggtttttgttctatgttttaaaaaaaaatctgatattcTAAGAATTGTGTTGTGTAACTAGCCATATGGCTCACACTTTAGAAGCATCAGTTCTTTTTCCAAATTACAGTTCGACTCAGCAGGGCTTTTAGAGaggagagggttttttttttcttctctgtttgttttgttttgttttgtttttttcactgtaacatTTCCAACGTCTCTCACAGCATGTTGTGAATGGCAGTGGTTTGACCTTGGATTATATAATCATGCATAATAATACCCTCTTGTGAAATTAGTAACTAATGGCAGCCATACCAGGTAGTGCCAGTGATGTGCTCGAGCCCCTCTGATAAGTGACTGACTGTTAAATGATAACACATGTGCAGTggagacaggaaataaatggTGCAAAGAGAGTATTGACAAAGtggcagacacagacagaatgCACTGACGTTTAGTATCACTGCCGCACACCTGACTAAAGACAAAGACTTTTAATAGCCTACATCTGAAAATATATCCAATATATTGAAGAGcctgtcctgtgtgtttgtgcctgagATAAATGCAGCATAGTCACATTCACAGTGCACTTATTGCGTGGCAAAGTAACCCATCACCTCAGAGACTTAGCCTTTGCCTTTGAGACTGCTCTGTCTGGTCTTGCCTGTCCTAGATGCTTGATTAATAACAGCTGAGACTGAAATTATCCTGGTGAACACATGGCGCCCGCAGGAGTTGCAGCTTTATCACATTTATCATGATCAGAACAGAGCTAGTGAACATGCAAATGCTGTTTACTTGCTTAAATGCTCACGTTGCCCAcgtttccttccttcctaccTTGGTGCCAGCCGTCTTGGACTTTTGACAGCCACCTCTTTGATTCAATACCTGCCTGCTGCCTATTTAAACAAACAGCCTATAAGCATGAGAGCTTATCATTAAACTTATATTAAAGCACTGATGCATTATGATTTTGAAAAGAGGTACTATGCAAAGAAAGAGCCAGATTAAGAAGGACAGAGACAGTTGACCGTCGTTTACAGGATAAAGGAGTGTGGGAGAGAAACTTTGTTTGATGCTTGTACCTGTAACGTAATTTGGGAACTATCTTATGATATAACTCAATTGAGCTGTATGGAAACACAGTTGCAGACTGGGATTTGATACACATGGATTATTGGAATGGGTCAAATGCATGTTGAACATATGCTTTCATATGTCTAGGAGGTTTTCTGTATGAAAAGGGTATCTCTCCACCTTGTGAACTGTGAATTTTAATCAATCATGGCCTCCCCACGCTTACTGTGGCAGAGGAAACCTTAAACAGTCACCGGACGAACACATCAGAAGAAATTAGTAAGAAAAAAGTAttaaaggttttctttttttatctcaatgGATGTCATGATTAATTGAGGAGCCGTTTTTAATAAAAGCCAACAGTGGGTCAGTATCAGCTTTGTAAATGGGTAAGATGATACAGTTGATAAATGACCCCAAACACCACTATGATCCCAAAGAGTGTGGCTGGAGCAGGCTACTGTGCAATAATGTAACACAAATTATGCCCTTACACCATCAGGTATGTCGGCCCACACAGCTATGTAACATTCCTGGCGCGGACAGTTGATGGATTACATTTAGGATTACAGCCAGCCAAGGGGATTGGCTATCTGCTGTCTGAGCCGTGATTGATCTACCTAGCTGCGACAGACTGATATCGGAGGCTTGTTTCTCCTACCTCCCTCGACACCACGCTGTCTGTCCAGATTGATCTCTGCACCAATAGCAAAGGataaaaatcaccaaaatcTCACATCTGCAGACTCCTGCAGGAGTTGGCATTCATGCTCAAGTCCTCACTTGCTCCCAAATGACCGGCGTCAATACACTCCACCTCCAAATAATCCATTTGTGGTAATGACTCACAAAACTGTCCCTTCCCTACTTTATTAAATGAGATGAATGTGCCACTCAAATCCAATACTCAGTAGATGTAAAAAGAAGCAGACAGACATAATTACAGAGATTGAAGAATTATTCAGTTGCAATCACAGAAACAGAGTGTACGGAAAAATGGTGAGCGATTCATATAAGAAGAGCTCAAGAGTAGGAGTTGGGAAAGGAGCAGAGTGGAGAATGTGTGAAATGACTGCACTAAATGACAAGCATTCATGTGACAGTGGGGCGAGGGTGAATCATTCAGGAGGGGATTCCTTTTGCATGGAGACTCAGTGACATCACTCCACCGTGGGCATATTCAAAATGTCTCAGTACAAAAggacaaaagcacacacagaatTTTGCTTAAATACAAAAGAAAGGTGAACGTTATCAGATGcctttttcacagtttgtcTACTGTCATATTTCATTATGATGAGACAGCTAAATACGCAGGTCTTAGCAGTTTCTGCTTCACACTCGaccacacacaggcacaaaggGAAGTATCCATCATGCACAGTGCTGCACACTGCCAGTGAAATAAAGCTTTTGGcttttcaccttttatttcTGACTCTGGAAGATTATCCCTTTCTGCTTCTGTACATGCAGCAGCTGATGCTGTCACACTGTGTAATTCTGTCCACCTTTTCACACTCTGCTCTCCCTTACCAGCACTGTCTCACTCACATCCCAActttaaataaacatcaaattaGGCCAAGATAAAAGAAGCTGTCAGCCTGTGTTAATGAGATAGATATTTTCTCATCACATACCCATGAGCAGTAAAATATAGCAAGTAATGTCATGTGGggcatcatgtgtgtgtgctatgtAGCACCGGTCAACGGCATCATATTTTCAGAGCCGATTGTGCGCAGTGTACTAACAAGTCTCTGGGGAGCAACTTGATAGGCTGTGAAGGAAAATTCAGACTCTGACCCTGTCACATGAACTGCTACTTTGTAGTGAAACTCTTCAGGTCACGACTAGTGTTGATAGCAATGCCACAACGAGCCGCAGCCTCAGTCTCTCATAGAAGTTGGCCTGCCCTGCCCTGTAGGCAGCTCTAGCTCCAATTACCCTGGCCAATGTGCCGTAGAACTGTGTCACTCTGAATTATACATGGCCTTTGTTCATCCTTAACCCAAGAGCACTGGAGACAGCAGTGGATCATGTTTACACTCATCCCTCcattaaaacattcatgaaCCTAATTGGTGGcttaaaaaacagagaaatggcaccaaaaaaacaaatgcaggaGGATGGAAACAGTTACACGTGTGTTTGTTCAAACACTTTGCAGCAAAATTAACACTTGACTGCATGTTCTGTCAATCTGAGAGTCAGATTTAGTTATGAAAGAATTATATCTTGTGGTGCACAtaggaaacaaaacacagccaaGAGGAAAAGGATCTGTTTTtctatccaaaaaaaaaaaaaagtccagaaTTTGCTGCATCTTCCACCCACTCATCATGCTGACCTGCAGTAATCAAAGTTATGCAAACAGAAAAGTATGCTGCTTTGTGAACTCGAAAAAAATCACAGGGGAAATCAAGATGTGAAAAATGGAATGGGAATTGGGTTTACGGCATGGGCTCCGCAGCTGCTACATTATGCAGGCCACCACAGAGGGAACCATAGAGATCTCAGGATGACTCCTTATTAATAGAAGTGCATTTATGTCATGATCTATTGTcagtttttaaatcatattaaaTTTCTGTTCAATCATTCTGCTGGTGGCATATTTTAGTTTGCTGAATATTGATGTGTGTTTAAGCTCAATCAGTAAGACACCACTTTATAGGGCTATGGCATCCTGACGATGGTTTGAAACTAAAGCCAATCTCTAATATGTGCTGTTCTTGTACTTATAGGCTAGATTAAAATGAATTCACCATTTTGTGCTAACGGGAGAATATTTGTACACAATATGTGACAACAGGTGAGTGGTGtgaacacaggaaaacatttgtTCAAGATTTgatactttacttttattttctgatgtctCTGGAGCCTCTcaccatattttcttttcacctgtgtgcagctcctccatttcctttgtGCATCTTTGAGTATACTGAATTTTGTCATAATGTGTTTGAACACATAAAGTAGGTATTACACGCTTATAGAGTAAGTATTAGAAACATCATGTAGTGTGGAGGTCACacagtattatttttttgtttgctctttAACATCTGATTTATGATGAAACACACGAGGATGCAACACCCACACAGATTGAAAGCGCACGCTCATGTACAGTTTAAAGAGTAATTCCTGTCACTGTAATTGGTTTTCTCTATAATGAATGAGATATTAAGTTGAAACACCCACACTGATGATGGCTGTAAGAGATGATATATATTGAAAAGCTTATCAAGTCAACCTCATTCACTAATGAGTGTCCATCTGTTATTGCGTAACCACTTTAATATGGCATTGCGGAGAATAGGTCATTGCATTTTTTCGTGATCGAGAGCTCAGTCATTACATTAATTAGGTCTGGCAGTGTGATGCCTGCATGCGTGGACCGGCCGTGTTTGTAAATCCAGCTCGCTACACGCCTCCCTGCTAGTTTGTGTTTGCTCAACAGTAGATTTGATATCCACAGAGAGTCGGTGTGACACAACTGTAGTTCATGTAGTTCAAGTTCATGAAACAGCAAACAATGGTCAAATGTCTAAACTGGCAGCTCCAGCTGTGTGAGCCAAGCACCACTTAGATTTTGATAAGGTTACTGATTAGTAAAGCATTCTGTCATTGGTGAGTACAATTTTCCTTTAAAGCTCAACAAATGCAACCACTTCTAGCCGTGtgtgtcacatttcattttaagtgttgcagcaagaaaaacaaaaactaaattatacacagagaaagacaaagactcgTTTTGGAGGACATTATTAGTTCAGTGAAACTACTTTTTGTCCTCACTGACCTGTTAGAGAACTCATTTGCATTGCCTAAGAAGAGAGCCAGGgatttaaaataattgttattcCTTTTGCTAAAATGTTATTTGACATCCAATCTTCCAGTATTATTAGCATTACAAAAAAAGTACATCTCAGACACCTTTTATTGgacaaagaaaagataaaataatacaaaagacCCAATGTAGACCACTGGATATATTCCATACAAATGAGcacacatgtgtgtatgtgtgttcgcTGTCCAAGCCAGTGGATTCTTCTCTGGGGTCATAAGCAAACACCCACTGATGGGGATGTAAGAGCTGCATATGAGGTGAGATATGCATTACTAGCTCAGTCTGAGAGTGTGTATACTCCGGGGCCAGTTGGCAGCCATGCCAGGAGCTTGGCCGAGCCTTTGGCGTCTTCTTTGTTGTTGATGTCTGCCTGGCCAGCACTGCTGATGCAATTCATTATGCCTCGCAGTTGACAACAACTTAGAACCCATGATTAATGCATTTGCAGCCTCGTACCAGGGGGAATTAGGTATTCTCTACAGTTTATCAACTTCGCCTCTTCACAAGCCCcaacttctctgtttttttggggCAAACGCAGCAAGGACCAGAGGGAAAGCAAAAACAGTATGAAGAGCACAGTACACCGTGGcctaaatgtactgtatattgggggtttgtttttttgtgaggaGTCAGCAGTTTGCAACAGTCAGCCAGTTATTTTAGGGCAActgatttaaagttttttcCAAGCCAAATCACAATTAGGAGATTTCCACTTTAATTTTATAGAAAAATAGTAAATTTGTCATGAAATCTATAAGATAATTACAATACGATACATCAGGATATTCATATGAAAAGGCTTTGACGTCTAATCAGTTTCATGTAGTTTGCTTATAATCCTATCTCACATCTCAAAAACCTCATATCTTGAGTGAGAACATTTGGGGCACTGCTTTGATTCACACCCGAAACAACCTTGGAACAGTGACAGAAATGGATGTTTCCAGTCCTTATCTGTGCACCTTTATACACAACACCCTGTACCTGAACATTATGTACTGTATTATAAATGGAATAATGCCTGTAAAATATACCTTGTTCATCCTCGGGCACATGACACAACACTGTGAGCCACATTCATATTAAATTCTCAGATTAAGCCAGAATCATGTAATACGTCAAATCCACACTCTGATCTAAATATGATAACAGCACGAGTTACTAGTCATGTGTGGCTGAACTGTCaggtctgtttatttttgactCCCCAGCTCCCACGTGCTGGCTTGCACTTATGAGATAACTGCTGTCTGTGTCCTTTTGTAAGGACATTAATAAACATATGACTGACCTTCAGTAAAACATTTATGGTTCCCTCGgaacaaaacataattatgatGATTTGTCCAGGAATAAATGGCTTTTGACAGTTGTTTTGGATAATATCTGCTGTAAACTGAATGATATCAGCAGAGATTTGAGCAATTGTAATGCTTTGTGTTTCATCCAGGAAACATTGCAATCCTTATTAAGAGACAGTAGCTTTGGCTGCAGGGCCATTTAAGTCCAAGTAACCAGATCTTACCCAGAGTATAATAATTCTACAGGGACATGACGATCCCCCTGTGCTTTGTGTTGTTCCTCAAATCTGTATGCACACACTGAGATTgcctcacacactcaaacacgcCAAAACTTCAGCCTTGTTATCTAACTCAACCCTCCAGGCTGAATCACAGTGGTAGACAGAGTCTATAGTATGGGCCTAAAAATTCACATGGACAGAGCATTAAACACAGATGTGAAATGGTGTAGGAAACAAAATCCTTCAGAATATTGTTGAATTACACTGTCCACCAAATGGCAAGTATTGTATAAATAagtattatataaatataagcCGCAAATTGATCGATCTGACTACCACGCAAGAAACAGGTCAAAGCTTGGTTTATATGCATGCTGAAATGTGGAACCAGAAAAACTGCTGGCTAAAATTCTTAATGTGAGTTGATTAATTTCTTTTCCTATATTGGACAATGCTGCATTTTGAGTTAGTGCCTCATTCTGAGTTTTGAAATTAATcaaatatgtaaacaaaacatCCTTGTAGTTTTCACTTGCAAACAACTGCTATTGTCTCATATTACACACGCTGTCTCACACATTATAAGCTATGGGGGTGGAGaatgaaacagacaaaattAGAAcaagtgagagggaggggggtggggggggttccCTCTCCTACAGGGAAAACATAAATAGACCAGAGGAGTGTTATGGCAATGGATTTGCCATTGCACTGTTGTATGTTGTGCTCAGAAAGGCTTTATTTGGGTCAACCATATGGAAAGTAAATGCTTCATAGATGCTTGCTACTTACCATTTGGAAGCTTGTGACTGTTCTCCATCAGCCATGTGAACAGGTTGGCAAAGTTGCAATTGCATACCCAGGGGTTGCCCTCTAGCCTCACCACCCGCAGGGAGGGCAACTGACTCAGTGCCCCCACTTTTAGGGAAGACAGCGCATTACGCTCCAGTTCCAGTTCTCTCAGAGAGGTGAGGCCCAGGAAAGCATCCTCACTCACCATGCTCAGATATGGGTTGTTGCCCAGTCGTAGTTTGATCAGGCTACGGGACTCCCCAAATGTCCCCTTAGGGATTTCAGTCAGATTGTTGCTGCCCAGGTCCAGGAACACCAGCCTGGATGAGGTGCTGAGTGTCCCCGGCTCTATGTGGGAAAGGGAGTTGTTCCGGAGGTCCAGGTAGACCAAGTCACTGTACAGAACCAGGAAGTCTGAGGGGATGCGGGGTATCCAGTTGTCAGCCAGCAAAAGCCTGCGCACATCCAAGGGGATCTCATCGGGTAGACGGGTCAGCCCACGGCCGCTGCAGTCCACAGTGTGAGGATCTGGGCACAGGCAGGTTGCTGGGCAGTTTTCCCCCCGGGTCCATAAGACAGAGGACAGCAAGATGAGGATAGGTTGGAGCCAGCAGACACATGGCAACATGGTCAAGGGGGTGAAATGAATGAGGTGGAAAAGAGGCTCGGGGTCAGGGTGAATAGGAGAAGGTGGATGGGGGTAGAGAGCAAGAGGGTGAGGGTCAGAGGGTAGGAGATCAGGAcaagggaagggaaggggaaAGTGAAAGGGGGTGGATGGGGATCAATCCTCGTGAAGGAACATCCTGCAGTTGTGGAGATGAAAATCGGCTCAGGAACTGTGAGGCAGCAGAGCAGCGGCGAGAACTGTTTTCCAGGAGAACATGAAGCAAGCTGCTCGGATAGAATAGCAGACTGCCTGCTTTGAAAGagcaaagagagggagatagtAAGCAGTAGAGAGCGGGAGAGCAAGAAAGACGAAGCttaacagagaggggagggtaGCTTAAGAGAGGTAAATAGACACGAGCGAGCTGGGAGTGATGAGAAGCCGGGGGCACAGACAAGGGAGAGGGGGGTTGAGGAGGGGGCTCTGTCCGCCACGCTACCCCACAGTTGATCTGGCAGCAGTGACAGACAAAGGCAATAAGGTCTCTGACACAAAAGGATATATGAAGCTGTGATTCAAGCATGACAAGCAAAGAGTATCATCGTTGCATCCCTCCATTAGTCCCAGGTCTCTGTGTAGAAAAGGCTGACGGTCtgaaacgagagagagagaagctcgCGGAACATCGCTGAAGTGTGTGGTAaggctgcccccccccacccccgctaTTATTCCTTCTCTATCTCCCAGTGCCCTGCAACAtgctgtgaaaacacagcacagctccAATGTTAAACCCTATCCAGCACCGTATCAAGCCTGAGTGGCTGTGGGGGGAGAATCCAAATGTCCAGGAAGGAGCTTCATGGATGTAGATCGCAGTGCTGAGCTGCACACAGCCATGCCAAGCCAATGTCTGCCTCTGCATCTACCATGGTTTATCTCAtgcctctcccctctccttaTTTCCAGGGAGGCGTGCCTGAACCACGCTGTCAAcatgtgatgtcacttcctATAGTGTGAAGAAATGACAGTCAGTTGTATCtggaaaaatctgaaatatttatttacgATGCTGTTATGACGCtttattttaaagtgtattCAACTGTA is drawn from Seriola aureovittata isolate HTS-2021-v1 ecotype China chromosome 2, ASM2101889v1, whole genome shotgun sequence and contains these coding sequences:
- the lrrc38b gene encoding leucine-rich repeat-containing protein 38 — its product is MLPCVCWLQPILILLSSVLWTRGENCPATCLCPDPHTVDCSGRGLTRLPDEIPLDVRRLLLADNWIPRIPSDFLVLYSDLVYLDLRNNSLSHIEPGTLSTSSRLVFLDLGSNNLTEIPKGTFGESRSLIKLRLGNNPYLSMVSEDAFLGLTSLRELELERNALSSLKVGALSQLPSLRVVRLEGNPWVCNCNFANLFTWLMENSHKLPNGVEGMECSLPMDGRRVSLTQLSKDSFRECQATLTLTDLLIIIFSGISVSVVAIMTSFFLASTVHCFQRWSKGTKGDEEESEE